One Micromonospora sp. WMMD812 genomic window carries:
- a CDS encoding aminotransferase class V-fold PLP-dependent enzyme: MRPDASRRPARPAGAALTADPAYAGTGRIDELRATEYRHLDRDGHVYLDYAGAGVAARAQIVAHHDRLLTGLFSNPHSENPTSEAAGSLVESARRAVLAFFRADPAEYAVVFTPNASGACRLVGEAYAFGRASPLVLTWDNHNSVNGIREYARAAGAPVRYVPLTDPDLRAAEADVVAALTGRDGLTGRGGLTGLAGWTRRWDGAGGRGLFAYPAQSNFSGVQHPLGWVELAQRHGYDVLLDAAAYAPTNRLDLSVVRPQFVCLSWYKLFGYPTGVGALLARRDALARLRRPWFAGGTIRAVSVQGDWHRSMDDESGFEDGTLNFLSIPDVEFGVRWLDSIGVDLVHTRVGLLTGWLLERLTALRHRNGNPLVQVYGPPTADGRGGTVAFNFRRPDGSLVDERLVARESSAAGFSLRTGCFCNPGAGEGAFGITRAALRRTLRHRVETIDEYLTALRLPTGGAVRVSFGLASNAADAERFLTFAASTYLDRDADAGTRLVPRQRC; the protein is encoded by the coding sequence GCGGCCTGACGCCTCCCGCCGTCCCGCGCGCCCGGCCGGAGCGGCGCTGACGGCTGACCCGGCGTACGCCGGCACGGGCCGGATCGACGAGTTGCGGGCCACCGAGTACCGGCACCTCGACCGGGACGGCCACGTCTACCTGGACTACGCCGGCGCCGGCGTGGCCGCGCGGGCGCAGATCGTGGCCCACCACGATCGGCTGCTCACCGGCCTGTTCAGCAACCCGCACTCGGAGAACCCCACGTCGGAGGCGGCCGGTTCGCTGGTCGAGTCGGCCCGGCGCGCGGTGCTCGCCTTCTTCCGCGCCGACCCGGCCGAGTACGCGGTCGTCTTCACCCCGAACGCCAGCGGCGCGTGCCGGCTCGTGGGCGAGGCGTACGCCTTCGGCCGGGCCAGCCCGCTCGTGCTGACCTGGGACAACCACAACTCGGTCAACGGGATCCGCGAGTACGCCCGGGCGGCCGGCGCGCCGGTGCGCTATGTCCCGCTGACCGACCCCGACCTGCGGGCCGCCGAAGCCGACGTGGTCGCCGCGCTGACCGGGCGAGACGGGCTGACCGGGCGAGGCGGGCTGACCGGGTTGGCGGGTTGGACTCGACGGTGGGATGGGGCCGGCGGCCGAGGGCTCTTCGCCTACCCGGCACAGAGCAATTTCAGCGGCGTGCAGCACCCGCTGGGCTGGGTGGAGCTGGCCCAACGGCACGGCTACGACGTGCTGCTCGACGCCGCCGCGTACGCGCCGACGAACCGGCTCGACCTGAGCGTCGTCCGCCCGCAGTTCGTCTGCCTGAGCTGGTACAAGCTGTTCGGCTACCCCACCGGCGTCGGGGCGCTGCTGGCCCGGCGCGACGCGCTGGCCCGGCTGCGCCGGCCGTGGTTCGCCGGCGGCACGATCCGGGCGGTCAGCGTGCAGGGCGACTGGCACCGGTCCATGGACGACGAGTCGGGCTTCGAGGACGGCACGCTCAACTTCCTCAGCATCCCGGACGTGGAGTTCGGGGTGCGCTGGCTCGACTCGATCGGCGTTGACCTCGTCCACACCCGGGTCGGCCTGCTCACCGGTTGGCTGCTGGAGCGGCTGACCGCGCTGCGGCACCGCAACGGCAACCCGCTGGTCCAGGTGTACGGGCCACCGACGGCCGACGGTCGGGGCGGCACGGTGGCGTTCAACTTCCGTCGTCCGGACGGCTCGCTCGTCGACGAGCGGCTCGTCGCGCGCGAGTCGTCGGCGGCCGGGTTCTCCCTGCGCACCGGCTGCTTCTGCAACCCGGGCGCGGGCGAGGGCGCGTTCGGGATCACCCGGGCGGCGCTGCGGCGTACGCTCCGGCACCGCGTCGAGACGATCGACGAGTACCTGACCGCGCTGCGGCTGCCGACCGGCGGTGCGGTGCGGGTCTCCTTCGGCCTGGCCTCGAACGCGGCCGACGCGGAGCGCTTCCTGACCTTCGCCGCGTCCACGTACCTGGACCGGGACGCCGACGCCGGCACCCGGCTGGTGCCCCGGCAACGCTGCTGA